The following nucleotide sequence is from Salvia splendens isolate huo1 chromosome 2, SspV2, whole genome shotgun sequence.
gtacggatccggCCCAAGCCGAGCGCCTCCAGAGGTTGAgcgatgagttgagccggaagttggggcttttgtaggatagtcattttttttatttctaactcgtgtaacttttttttttaatcaatgagaattttttgccgttcttttagttaatcgttgtgttttttaataagtttgcatttatatatttgaaaacatttaaattagataacaaaacaatagtaaaatgcttagggcgccccactgcaggtggaagggaagaggataaaatgctgacgtgacgGTACATAGGGCGGACTTTAGGGCGCaccggtgcatagggcgggctttagggtgTGCCTTAGGGCGCTGATGGCCTTAGATCCTAATCCAAAAATATGTAtccattattttatattatgtcAAACAAGTAGTACATCAATTGATATGATAAATATACTTGTACGCGGAGAAAATACTTTTTACTCCAATTTGCAAGAAATCAAAGAAATGAATAAAACAAACGTACCTAAAGTTGTTGAAAACGAAAAATTTGTGAATTGGTGAACAAATTAGTTGGCATAATGTAAAAGGAAGGTATATTTTTCAGGCATAAAGGACCTAAAATTAGTAAATTAGAGTTCGTATTTTATTAGTACCAAATATTCTCACTTTCTCAGCTTTATGGTAGTACATTAGCAAAGATGTAGTACCCTAAACTCTACAATCAATAAGTACGAACCTGAAATAACTGTGTgcctttttaaattttaaggccatccacaataggcgcccagcgaccgcccagccgagcgccggcgctgggcggttcgctgggcgatctattgcagccgcccagcgggcgattggagagagaaaccgcgcagcgctgggcggtcgcgtggcgctgggcggtgcgttgggcggtccgttcggcgctattgcagcgcccggatcgcccagcgcaccgcctagcgcgaaaaaataaattttttttttcgaaacactatatatacgcgctttgttcgtcattttcattcgcaccacttgttttaacgagtattctctctatcttaaaatttatgtacttttttttattattgtattttttttaattaatgtactttttaaattattgtactttttaaaattttaatagtattattaaacttttcccgtatatgtctcgtaaattaaatttcgcatattgtgtgattgttaattatttcattttgtatatatttgttaatagtgatgtggatattagtggctaggctatggctgggctattgttggactatttgcttgttttgatgatatggcaggaggatttttagtgctgctgatatgacagtggctgggctatgactgggctattgctgggctattcctattgtggatggcctaaaaagTAACAAATCGGCCATGAATGATTCTCATTATTATTAAATCGGTTTTATGACTATCAaccactttttttatattttttattatgaatgAAGTTATAGAAGTTTTGGTTTGGAACTCAGATTTATATGTGCTAGTGTGAATCAATTGTTgggtttatatttttttattcttttatctATAAATGGATTCTAGTTATTGGCGTTTGTGTTGGGAACACTTATTAATGGCCAGCTAGTGAAATGTGCAAATATAGAAATAATATAATAACCAAAAATGTATTTACATGTGATTACACTTATTTATACATAAGTCAAAATCCCAATAAAGAAGGTAAGCATATCTTATCGAGTAGGTAGcgaaaaaataataagaaaatgaCATTAgtctcaaaataaaataagtgcTAAAGTTTCAAATTCCTTGACCACAAAGTTGgcaatttattttgttattagtATTTTCCTATGTCTTAGATTGGATAAGTTTTTTCGGAAACTTGAAGCTGGGAAGtcatttcaaatatataataatctacccttcaaataataaaagattaataattttaattggtCATACATAATTTCCAAGATTCGTTTGGGACAATATaagagggggggggggaggtTAAAGTATGAAAAggattaattttgattttgttcgTACAAAATAATTTGCCTGAAAAAAGTGTTGTTAATCAATAAACGTTTTcctaatataaatatatgattcAGTCAGTTTGAGTAACAAAGTCAGTAACACGGTGTATTAATTATTAGGGGTCTGCAAATTCGGAAAGAAAAGGTTCATAGTAATGCATCGAATACATACTCTAATTgtgaattaattaaagaaaatgtGGTAAGAGCTACTGTATATTTGTTTTACAACCACTATTACATGGAGTACTCATTtatgtctgcattaaatgttttatatggttattttcataaataaattttatattttactaattcattttatatattttattataaaattaataattataaaaaaaatcatgataGATTATCTTTTTCACctatattttacaattttaccaCATGTCAAAAGTGAAACATTTAATCTCGGatagtcattttttcatttttcaaattaaaGTAAAAATTCACCCATATTATGTGCAATCTTTTTTATGTTTGATACATGAGAATACATGATTTGTTCACAGTTACGTTTGACAAAAAACGATTCTTTTTTATGTTTGTGAATATACAATGCATGCACTTATTTAAATTGAACACGTGGTTTATTCAGGGTTGCGTCCGACAAAGCAAATCTTTTTTATGTGTTTGAATTTACAATAAATACACTTTACCTAGATTGGATTTTTATGAACACGTGATATATTCACAGTTGCGTATGACAAAACGTATCATTTATGAGTTTGAATATACAACGAATACACTTATCTAGATTCGATATATATGAACACGTGATTTATTCACGGCCGTATTCgacaaaacattatcttttatgAGTTTGATTTAAAATGAATACACTTATCTACACtggatatatatatacacgtgATCTAATCATGACAATATTCGACAAAACATATCATGATATGAGTTTGAATATACAAAAATTACACTTACCAAGATTAGATTTATGTGAACACGTGATTTATTCACGGCCGTGTTCTAAAATCTTATCTTTCTATGAGTTTGAATATTCAACTAATGCACTTATCTATATTGGTATTGGATATATGAACACGTGATCTATTCACGACCGCATTCGACAAAACATATCTTTTTATGAGTTTGATTGAAAATAAATTCACTTATCAAGATTTTGAACAGGTGATTTATTCATTACAGTATTCGACAAAACATATCTTTTATGAATTTGAATATACGATAATTACACTTACCTAGATTTAATACTATATATGAACACATGATTTATACACTTACCTAGATTTGATATGTATATGAACACGTGATTTATTTCCGATCGCATTCAACAAAACATATCTTTTATGAgttttattcaaaataaatacacttatctttatttaatatatcCAAACACGTGATTTATTCATAGTAGTATTCGACAAAATATActatctttttatttgtttgaataTACGataaatatacttatcatttaaaTACATATATTAACATATGCGTTTgacaaaacatttattttttcgAATTCGAATTCGAATATGCAATGATAACACTTACCTAAATAGGATATATGTGAAGTTTTTCAAATATAAGTGATGAAACATGCGACCCAATTCATTTGAAGATGAGCTTCAAATGAAAATTATACTATGCCCATCCTTGGTGACAGCATGGAAGAGCACGGATTTGTTAATGATTGAACACATGTTTGTGATGACATATTTTGTCTCTTGCTCAACTGAAATGCTCCCCTCTCAAACACCATCATTTCCCACGCCCCTCTTCACAATCACAGCCAAGCAACCGTTAAAGCATACTCAATTCAGGCTTTACAATGACAACTATTTCTGCTTTGTCTGCTCTTCTCCATCCTATAAATACAACATCAATATCATATCAACCATAActcacctcctcctcctcctcctcattaCTCATCTTGCTGCACTAATTGTAGAGTGAGACATGGAGAAGCAGAACGAGGAGCTCCGCCGGGAGAACTATCTGATGGCAACGGAGAATGAGAAGCTGCGCAAGAGAGCCGAACAACTCAACCAGGAGCAGCACGCCCTGCTTTCTCAGCTGAAGCAGAAGCTTCTGGAAGCAAGTGCTCTGCATCTCAACACCAGCTCTACTTCAGCATCTGCTCACAACAAGTGAAATACACCCCACCCTTATCAAACACAAGTTTCAGGACATTAGAATTCCTTGTCAATGTTCCGGTAATAATTTTCTAGTTTattgttgtttccattctacATCTTGTAATACCTATTTCTGTAGTTCCACAGAAATGGGATAGATGTGCTATGATAAACATATGCTAAATAAAACTTTGGTTAAAAAACAGAGTTCCGAGCTACATGCTCTTCAGTTAGAAATCCACTTTTAGCTTTCTGTCTATGCTTGAGAATGTTCTATAAAATGCTTTGAAGTGCTTGTAAGCGATATCCACATCCTCCTTGCCGCAGATTTCTCTTACACTGccaaattaagaaaataaaggaaGGAGAATGAGCACTAATAGTCcaagaaatggatggaacaaacaaataaacaaagCAAAAAAGAATTCGATGAAATGGCTTCTTATTATAACAGTAAAATTTTATCACAACCAGAGTTTGGTTAATCGCGTCAAATGCTAACCTGTGCATGGATAGCTGAGCTATGCCACAATCAACGGTACGGATTCCAACTCCTGAAGCAAGTATGGGACCTATAGTGGAACCACAACCCATATCGTTTCTCACAACAAACTCCTAcataaattaaacataaaaGTTTTGGGTCAGGATGATGTCAAATATCAATTAAAATTAGTTTATTGTTTAGTTGTACTAGATGCTCCTGCTATTTACCAGCTTCttatttcattcattttcatttctactGTACCAATTTCCCTTTACTTTTAAACTTAAAAAACTTCAAAACTGTTGAACAATGAGGTCAGGAATGTTAAGTTCATAAGAGGAATCAAGGATTTTAATTGAGACTCTGCATACACAAAATGAGTTGCCAGAGTAAACTGTAATAGTATAAGATGCCAACAAAGTTCAAGGCCAGCTTTCTACTAAGTTGAAGGCATCGATCAACAAACTAGGAGCTTAGATTATCGGACAAAATCAATAAAACATggaaaataattaagaaaaaaaaacctgTGTGGGGAGATTGTGGGTTTCAGCAATCTCCTTGAATAGAAAAGATGTAATTCCACTTGTAGCATAACGTTGGTTAGCATTATGCTTTATTACAAGCCCCTTCTGCAACACTGGCCTATGGTTTTCTTCATGCTTATCCACGAAGTTGGGGTGGACTCCATGAGCCATGTCAGCAGATACTGCAGAAGTTGCAAACTCAATCTTATAAAAAATGTTTGGACAGGATAAATCATAGTAGTATCTAGTTTCCTCACAATAACATTTCTCTAACTCTTCCTCTTCTTGGCCTACTAAATCATGTCTTCAAACTTGTTAATTCATCCAACTTCACTACCATGTTCAGCATGCAAATTTAAAGAGGAGACAGTTCTTCAGTTATTCTTGGAATAGGATGTGCTACTCGATGGCTGCACAACTTGTAATACTAGCCAAATTACCAAAGATTTGTACTTTAACAATCAAtgtaataacaaaaataatatattttgatagGTTCAGACATAAGCATGTAATTGGGCCCCACCAATATGAAATCTCATTAACATAAATGTGCATTCTTTCACAGTCggtgtttcttttctttttccatgGATCTGGGGGGTCACTTATCCACAAACACTAAACCaatgctccctccgtccacgaaaaagtCACATTTGTGAACGGCACGAGTTGTAATGCGGAATTAGTAAAGTAcaggagagaggaaaaaagtgggtaaagtaggagaaagaaatagaaaaagttgTGAGAAAGTTTcaataaatacaaatgagactaatTTTGGTGAACGGAAGAAGCAGTACTTTTCAACATAACTTGGAAGGAAATGGTCTTAAGTTCAAAAGATTGTATTATGATTATTAAGAAAAACTGCTTTAGATAGTGTACCAAGAAAAGAGTGACGAATTGCTCGTGCAAATCCACATTCACCAACAATCTTCTGACCTAAACAATCAATTATTCTTCTCATGGCCTCAAACATTGTTGGAGCACCTGCTCCTTGGCATGAATTCGAACCAACCTACAATAATGCAAGTAGCTAAAGACATCATACTttgaaaagaagaataaaaattaGTAGTGCATTTTTTttgcacggagattaagaaaaatgtgtaTTGCATTCAGTGGAGAGATAATATAGTAAGCGAGAAATAAAGCAAGAGAGAGAATatagtagagagaataaagtaggagaaagaaaatgtgttaattattactcccttcgttccttgttaatagggcatttcttttcaacacggagtttaagaatagtgtgttaaatggatggtgaaaaaagtagtaagagagaataaagtaagagagatgaagagagaataaagtaaaagagggaATTACtctttgccaaaaatagaaatgactcaattaacttggatcttcccaaaatagaaaaatgactctattaacatggaacggagggagtaccatacatggaaatgaattaactaTGGTGGAacatcccaaaatggaaaaacgaatCAACTATGGTGGAAAGTAGGGAGTAAGAGATTTTCCACTGATCTTTATGAAACTTCCACACCTTCACTTAAAAAATTAGTGTACAAAACCTATGGGACATAACTTTTAAGTACGTGATATCTTGGGTAGGAGAAGTATCAAAAAGAGTGTGACGAACATCCTGTTGGAAGTGTAACGTGGTAAGAAGGTTCAGAATCCCAAGTATGTCAGTGTGAGCAGTGATAGAGGAATGCTTCTCATGCAGAAATTTAGTAGTACTACTGACATGAAGTGTAAATTTTTCAAGGAAGTAGGAAATGGAAAACTATGAGAGATCCTAAGTATCATATTGAGTCCCTTCATTCGATAATACAGGCAACATCTTTTCATCAACAATGAGAACAAATACCAATGTGGATCTGTCAAACAGCATCTAACTCCAATGCTTTTACATAAAGAACCAATTGCAGCAATTACCTCCTCATTGTCAAACAAAGCAACCATTCGAATTGCATGCTCATTAAGCAAATCATCAGGTGAGGCACATGCATCAATGAGAGCTCTCAATGCACAAAAACTTGAAGCCAGATTATCCAATCTTCCAGAAAATATAAACTCATCGTTAGCACCTCCAAGACAGCTGGGTTGAGTGTCGCAGACATTTAGTTCTATGTTAGCAATATCCTCAACCTGACAGCCTAGCTCATCTGACAAGATctgcaaaaaaagaaaaatatataattcttggataaaagaaaaatatataattcTTGGATATTCTGCAACACATGATAGAAAAACCGGATCTAAGAGATAGACACCTGCATAAGCAGTTGGTGGTGAGCAGCTTTTGAAGATGCATCACTTTTTTCATTGGATATTTTATCAGCTTCTGTTGCCAAAAGAAGGTTGAGCTGAGTCTCAAGGTTTGGTTTGAAACCATCTGTATTTACTGTCCTAACAGTCAAAAAACGATCATTACCGCCACACACATCAGGAAAGTCCGAAGGAACAAAGCCTTCAACATGGTTGATTATTAGGATAAAACAACAGACCTGTCAAGATGGATAGCAAGTGTAGGCACTCGCAGCAAAGGCCTCTTTATCTTAACTAGCTTATGCGAAAAGGAACCATCCTCAGCTCTAACAATAACCCTTCCAGCCAGGCT
It contains:
- the LOC121788525 gene encoding probable aspartyl aminopeptidase isoform X2; protein product: MAAVTRFHLLQPSTLLKSSSILSKYHHATPFFTISANNNTDLRQFRRGRGYRNLSTIPPLRCNSENSSSSTESNHSIVSDLLDYLNESWTHFHATAEAKRQLVAAGFHLLNENEDWELKPGGRYFFTRNMSSLVAFAIGEKYSIGNGFHVIAAHTDSPCLKLKPKSASSKSGYLMVNVQTYGGGLWHTWFDRDLSLAGRVIVRAEDGSFSHKLVKIKRPLLRVPTLAIHLDRTVNTDGFKPNLETQLNLLLATEADKISNEKSDASSKAAHHQLLMQILSDELGCQVEDIANIELNVCDTQPSCLGGANDEFIFSGRLDNLASSFCALRALIDACASPDDLLNEHAIRMVALFDNEEVGSNSCQGAGAPTMFEAMRRIIDCLVSADMAHGVHPNFVDKHEENHRPVLQKGLVIKHNANQRYATSGITSFLFKEIAETHNLPTQEFVVRNDMGCGSTIGPILASGVGIRTVDCGIAQLSMHSVREICGKEDVDIAYKHFKAFYRTFSSIDRKLKVDF
- the LOC121788525 gene encoding probable aspartyl aminopeptidase isoform X1 is translated as MAAVTRFHLLQPSTLLKSSSILSKYHHATPFFTISANNNTDLRQFRRGRGYRNLSTIPPLRCNSENSSSSTESNHSIVSDLLDYLNESWTHFHATAEAKRQLVAAGFHLLNENEDWELKPGGRYFFTRNMSSLVAFAIGEKYSIGNGFHVIAAHTDSPCLKLKPKSASSKSGYLMVNVQTYGGGLWHTWFDRDLSLAGRVIVRAEDGSFSHKLVKIKRPLLRVPTLAIHLDRTVNTDGFKPNLETQLNLLLATEADKISNEKSDASSKAAHHQLLMQILSDELGCQVEDIANIELNVCDTQPSCLGGANDEFIFSGRLDNLASSFCALRALIDACASPDDLLNEHAIRMVALFDNEEVGSNSCQGAGAPTMFEAMRRIIDCLGQKIVGECGFARAIRHSFLVSADMAHGVHPNFVDKHEENHRPVLQKGLVIKHNANQRYATSGITSFLFKEIAETHNLPTQEFVVRNDMGCGSTIGPILASGVGIRTVDCGIAQLSMHSVREICGKEDVDIAYKHFKAFYRTFSSIDRKLKVDF